In the Acidobacteriota bacterium genome, TGAGTGCAGCTTGAAAATTGTTGCCACCCGTCCGGGATTCAGAATAGAAGAAGAACGCGAACTGGATTTTTATGACCGCGCTGCTGCCATCATCACCACAGACAAACCGCTCTATCAACCCGGTCAAATTCTGCATATTCGCACACTGGTTTTTGACGGGTTGTCGCGTCGCCCGCGCAAAAGCGAAAACCTGACCGTCGAAATTGAAGACGGGGAATACAAAAACGTTTTTGAACGCGAATTAGTGACCGACCGTTTCGGCGTCGCTACAGCCGATTGGACAATTCCCGCGACCGCGCCACTCGGGCAATATCAAGTCGAAATTCACAACCAGGATAATCAGCTTGCCGAAGCCAGCGTGCGCATCAGTCGTTATGAATTGCCGACCTTTGTCGTGAATGTCGAACCCGATAAACCGTTTTATCTCCCTGATGAAGATGCTCGTGTGAAAGTTAGCGCCGCGTTCGTATATGGTGAACCGGTAAAAGCCGGGCGTGTGCGCGTTGCCCGCGAAGAAGAGCGCGAGTGGAACTGGAGAGCACAGAAATGGGAGGTTGAAGAAAGCGCGGTATGGGAAGGCGAAGCCGAAAAAGACGGCGCGTTCACCGCCCAAATCGCGCTTACCGATGAACACCAAAAACTCAAAGAATCGGATTACTCTAAATATAGAGACATCAATTATGTCGCGCGCTATACCGAAGCCGCGTCCGGGCGCAGCGAAGAACGCCGCTTTCGTCTGCGCGTCACTAAAGACGCCATTCATCTCTATGTTTTTTCAACCGACATACGACAACCGACTGCCTTGCCGCTCAGGTTTTATGCGGTGGCGAACTATGCCGACGGCACACCGGCAACGGTTGATATGGCTTTGAAAGCGCAATACAAACACCGCTCGGATGAAAAAGGTTTGCCGCCGCTTTTTACAATTCACACGCGCACAGATAAACATGGCATCGCTTTGATTGAACCCGATGCGCGACTACAGGAAGCCGAAGATTTACAACTTGAACTTTCGGCGCGTGACGCGAAAGGGGCTACAGGAGCCATTTCTGAGGAATTGCCGATTTCCGGAGGCGACGCGCTGAGAATCAAAACGCCGCGCGCGCTTTATCATCGCGGCGAACCTTTGCAGGTAGAAATTCAATCAACCAGAGAGAGCATTCCGCGACTGTTGGTCGAACTGTTTGCCGATAATCGTTTGCTTCGCGTCGAAGAGGTCGCGGTTCGTGAAGGTCACGCAAACCTGGAGTTCGACGCGACCGCCGACTTGCGAGGTCGCGTCACGATTGTCGCTTATGACCCGCAGGAAGCAAGCGATTATCGTTGGGACGCCCGGCGGTTTGCGACACGTAGCGTGCTTTATCCGACCAGGCGCACACTTTCGTTAAATGCGCGATTCGAGCGCGATTCGGTGAAACCCGGTGAAGCGACGCGCCTCAGCTTTACCGCAAATGCGCCTGATGGTCGCGGGCGCGAAACCTCGCTTGGCGTGGTGGTCTATGATACGGCGGTCGAAGAACGCGAACGAACCGAATGCGAATCGGGGCAGGGGCGCAATTATTTCGGCGCGTACTATTCGCGATTTTTCAACTGGCACGAGGCGGTTTCGGATGTCACGCTCGGTGACCTCGAACAACTCGACGAAGCGCGCCCGTTTCCCGCCGACCTCGAACTGATTGCCGATGCCCTGTTGCAGCGCACAGGCAACGGCTACCGGTATCGTTCATATTCAGCGCGGGCTGAGGGTGAAAGCGTCGAAGCAGAATTTGATGATGCAATTGAACCATTGAAAATCACCATCAACTGGATACTCGGAAAACCATCGCTTGCCGCATTGCCGCGCGACCGCGAAAGTTTGCAGCGGTTGCTGGCGCGTCACGGCATTGAACTCGACCGCCTCGCAGATTTCTGGGGCAATCTTTACCGGGTGCAATTCGCCGTGCGCGATAAAAATTATACGGTGGATATTTTATCCAATGGTCCCGATGAACAACCCGGTACGAACGATGATTTTCGACTGGTGGAATATTCAAGAGCTTTCTGGGACACCACCTATAACAACGAATTGATCCGCGCGATTGACGGGTTCAAATCGCGGAAAGGTCGTTATCCAAATCGGGTTGCGGAAATTCTCGAGGAACTGCGTTTTTATGGCGCATCGTTTCTTTCTGCCAAAGACCCCTGGGGCGAAGCCTATAAAATCATTTATACCCCTTCGCGTTCGCGTTCGGTTTATGAATTGCGAGTGATGTCGACCGGCAAAAATCGCAAATTCGATAAAGACCGCTACGACGATGACCTCACATTATTTCAACTCGAACGCGATTGGTTTGCCGACAAGCGCGAAGCGATACGCCGCGTTTTAACCACCCGCTTCATTAATAAACAGGCGTTTCCCGAAAACGCTTCGCAATTTGAAGCCTATTTGAACGACAGCGGCATACCTGTTCAAGACCTGCGCGACCCCTGGGGATACCCGCTGCAAATCAATATCAATGAAACGGCGCGTTACGGCGTGCGCCCGCAAGTGACACGTGTAGCGGCGACGGTGAATGCGCCTGCGGTAGACAAGACAACCCTTGAACCGATAACCCAAACGATTCGCCGCATCTGGTTGAGTGTTTCAGTAAAACCGGGATTGGCAACCTGGTTCACCGGGGTGAATGAACCCATCAATTTTTCGGTTGCAACATATGATCAAATCGTGCGCGAAGAATCCCGAGAGGACGCGCTGCAACAAGCGAATGAATCAAAAAACAGCAATCAAACTTCAACGAATCGCAGAAAAGTGTTACCTGCCGGGTTGGGCGGCGCGATAAGCGGAATTGTCGTTGATATGAGCGGCGCAGTGATTCCAGGCGCGACCGTGACCCTGACCAATCAAGCAACCAACGTCGTGTTACAAACCAAAACCGATGATAATGGCTACTATGGATTTTCGAGTTTGAGTCCGGGAAAATATTCTTTAAAGGTCGAGTCACAGGGATTCAAATCATCAGAATTTTTGAGTATTGATGTTCGTCTCTCGGCAACCACGATTGTTGATGTGGAGTTGAATGTCGGTGGCGTAAGCGAAACGGTGATGGTTGCCGCAGAGCCAACTTCTTTGCAAACTGAGAGCACCCAAGTGTCGGCCTCGCAAACGCGCGACCAAAAAACCGCGAGCCTTCCGCAACGCGCCAATCCGGCAACCACGCCGCGATTGCGCCAGGATTTTCCTGAAACCCTGGTGTGGCAACCGACGCTTGTAACCGATGCGCAAGGGCACGCCGAATTGAAATTCAAGGTTGCCGATTCCATCACCACCTGGCGCATGGCGGTTATCGGTTCAACCGAAGACGGTTTGATTGGCACAACAACCGCTGACCTGCGGGCATTTCAACCGTTTTTTGTCGAACATCAACCGCCGCCATCGCTCACCATTGGCGATGAAATCGAAGTGCCGGTCGTGGCGCGAAACTTCCAGAAACGCGCTGCCAGCGTCAACGTCAAACTCGCGCCCGCCGCCTGGATGCAGCTATTTGCAGATGCCGAACAGACCCTGCGCGCCGCTGCCAATGATTCGGCAACGGCGCGCATTCAATTCAAAGCTATCAAAGCGGGCGAGTTCAAACAGGAAGCCTCAGCAATTGGCGACGATGACGGCGACCGGGTTGCCAGACCTGTTGCTGTGCGGTTCGATGGGCGCGACAATTGGCAAACCGCTGCGGATTTGTTCCAGCGCCAAACCACAATGGAGGTTCAGGTGCCAGGTCGCACGATCAACGGTTCATCGCGAGTTGAATTGAAAATTTACCCCGATTTATTTGCTCACGCGGT is a window encoding:
- a CDS encoding carboxypeptidase regulatory-like domain-containing protein gives rise to the protein MKKAAFRLLPAVVCLFAFFTFSFLAAPAPPVVDEAAMQAELKRDALLIIVPVKHAANLTAATFTIELIDSDNEKLAEVSQSVTLRRGENLLQLRIVWRELLDEKNWQERLQMLTWTRVHYRLQTVETRYNQAQEVAGIRALGWMLKDLFTLRIIAPTEPSQGTPAHIRVFAENPLTHQPVAGVNVEAALALKSYDEKTKKAETRQGMTSANGSVAFDLLPPVTDEHEEQIECSLKIVATRPGFRIEEERELDFYDRAAAIITTDKPLYQPGQILHIRTLVFDGLSRRPRKSENLTVEIEDGEYKNVFERELVTDRFGVATADWTIPATAPLGQYQVEIHNQDNQLAEASVRISRYELPTFVVNVEPDKPFYLPDEDARVKVSAAFVYGEPVKAGRVRVAREEEREWNWRAQKWEVEESAVWEGEAEKDGAFTAQIALTDEHQKLKESDYSKYRDINYVARYTEAASGRSEERRFRLRVTKDAIHLYVFSTDIRQPTALPLRFYAVANYADGTPATVDMALKAQYKHRSDEKGLPPLFTIHTRTDKHGIALIEPDARLQEAEDLQLELSARDAKGATGAISEELPISGGDALRIKTPRALYHRGEPLQVEIQSTRESIPRLLVELFADNRLLRVEEVAVREGHANLEFDATADLRGRVTIVAYDPQEASDYRWDARRFATRSVLYPTRRTLSLNARFERDSVKPGEATRLSFTANAPDGRGRETSLGVVVYDTAVEERERTECESGQGRNYFGAYYSRFFNWHEAVSDVTLGDLEQLDEARPFPADLELIADALLQRTGNGYRYRSYSARAEGESVEAEFDDAIEPLKITINWILGKPSLAALPRDRESLQRLLARHGIELDRLADFWGNLYRVQFAVRDKNYTVDILSNGPDEQPGTNDDFRLVEYSRAFWDTTYNNELIRAIDGFKSRKGRYPNRVAEILEELRFYGASFLSAKDPWGEAYKIIYTPSRSRSVYELRVMSTGKNRKFDKDRYDDDLTLFQLERDWFADKREAIRRVLTTRFINKQAFPENASQFEAYLNDSGIPVQDLRDPWGYPLQININETARYGVRPQVTRVAATVNAPAVDKTTLEPITQTIRRIWLSVSVKPGLATWFTGVNEPINFSVATYDQIVREESREDALQQANESKNSNQTSTNRRKVLPAGLGGAISGIVVDMSGAVIPGATVTLTNQATNVVLQTKTDDNGYYGFSSLSPGKYSLKVESQGFKSSEFLSIDVRLSATTIVDVELNVGGVSETVMVAAEPTSLQTESTQVSASQTRDQKTASLPQRANPATTPRLRQDFPETLVWQPTLVTDAQGHAELKFKVADSITTWRMAVIGSTEDGLIGTTTADLRAFQPFFVEHQPPPSLTIGDEIEVPVVARNFQKRAASVNVKLAPAAWMQLFADAEQTLRAAANDSATARIQFKAIKAGEFKQEASAIGDDDGDRVARPVAVRFDGRDNWQTAADLFQRQTTMEVQVPGRTINGSSRVELKIYPDLFAHAVEGIEGILQRPHGCAEQTTSSTYPNLIVLQYLQRTGRKLPAIEQKALRYLGEGIARLRSFVTPGGGYAYFNGSSPDVPLTAYIARFLSEAGEFAAVDEAALDGARRYLAHEQRVDGGWSAYGYAGSNESSARVSATVVCSLVFSQAQSAADSKPTENDPQKAIVRGLDFLARATREGDDAYALALYVLAALKAGRVEAASESANTLLKLANASSGALHWGVDYTPYYGWGRAGKIETTGLAVEALMTLSQQPNVKEREAFAQAARRGLLFIVQSKDEYGIWYSTQATINALRAIIAVASQDDTVKLSTLKFEIQVDDGASQIVEVKVDAGEPALVDLTARFPQIFDIAGTHRVSLRTEASRTLSAAVVTRSTLRWDDKDARGISDDGALRLRVGFDKTEIKQGETVTCTVHAERVASGYGMMLLEVGLPPGVDVDVESLRRASVSRFDVTPDRVVIYLWSKPGGIDFSFTFRPRLKINAKAQPSLLYDYYNPDARVSVPPAQFVVNR